In Arthrobacter sp. B3I4, the following proteins share a genomic window:
- a CDS encoding glycosyltransferase family 2 protein: MLDFNFRPSVSVVICSYTEQRWDLLMRVIDSVHGQTLKPEQVIVVVDHNVDLYKRLVATVQDVTLVESTGPQGLSGARNTGVGLVTSEIVAFLDDDAEADPFWLERLTALYDDSDVLAVGGMVEPVWEGGRPGHFGPELDWIVGCSHRGMPRVASEVRNVVGANMSFRREVLQHVGGFNVSLGRQGTKPLGCEETEVCIRAAIGAPGSRVVYEPSALVRHHVPVQRGTFRYMMERAWSEGLSKAQVSQVVGHKRALGPERRYVRSVLPRAVFSALTDWRKGTDPQGLNRAAAYVAVLTVTAAGYFRGRRLAAGSEPLLAGAIPAARQPWREAT; encoded by the coding sequence ATGCTGGACTTCAATTTTCGACCCTCCGTTTCGGTTGTGATCTGCTCCTACACCGAGCAGCGCTGGGACCTGTTGATGCGCGTCATCGACTCCGTCCACGGCCAGACACTCAAGCCGGAACAGGTGATTGTGGTGGTCGACCACAACGTAGATCTCTACAAGCGCCTGGTCGCTACGGTGCAGGACGTAACCCTGGTGGAAAGCACGGGCCCGCAAGGTCTCTCCGGCGCCCGGAACACCGGCGTCGGCCTGGTGACCTCCGAGATCGTTGCGTTTCTTGACGACGACGCCGAGGCCGATCCGTTCTGGCTTGAGCGCTTGACCGCACTCTACGACGACTCCGACGTGCTTGCCGTGGGCGGCATGGTGGAGCCGGTCTGGGAAGGGGGCAGGCCCGGACACTTCGGCCCTGAACTGGACTGGATTGTCGGTTGCAGCCACCGGGGGATGCCCAGGGTGGCCTCGGAGGTGCGGAACGTGGTGGGGGCCAACATGTCCTTCCGTCGGGAGGTTCTCCAGCATGTGGGTGGCTTCAACGTCAGCCTCGGCCGCCAGGGCACGAAACCGCTGGGCTGCGAGGAAACCGAGGTTTGCATCCGCGCAGCCATCGGGGCACCAGGATCGCGGGTTGTGTACGAGCCCTCAGCCCTTGTCCGCCACCATGTCCCGGTCCAGCGCGGCACCTTCCGCTACATGATGGAGCGCGCCTGGTCCGAGGGTCTTTCCAAGGCGCAAGTCAGCCAGGTGGTCGGCCACAAACGCGCCCTTGGTCCGGAACGGCGGTACGTACGCAGCGTCCTGCCGAGGGCAGTCTTCTCCGCCCTCACGGACTGGAGGAAGGGCACCGACCCGCAGGGGCTGAACCGCGCCGCCGCCTACGTGGCGGTGTTGACGGTCACCGCGGCGGGCTACTTCAGGGGACGGCGGCTCGCCGCAGGCTCCGAACCTCTCCTTGCCGGCGCGATTCCGGCGGCGAGGCAGCCATGGCGGGAAGCCACGTGA
- a CDS encoding glycosyltransferase family 2 protein — MAGSHVIDVENEVMPDPAGRILELLPAMPSEAVPDWAGARWVGAVDLESLNGYSQLRLQESLGYSRARLLVRNGAAVRGFIELDATDGSLARSQVEAAAAELPAAAAPRAASATPSITVIVCTRDRAECLRKALEAILRLDYPNFDVIVVDNAARSSDTRDMVRKEFPDPRLTLISERRPGLSHARNAGLRHAQGDIVAYTDDDVVVDEGWLHAIAAGFEQAPDVACVTGLVPAGELRSQAQGYFDSRVGWSKTVAPKVYSLADPPADLPVFPFCVGAFGTGANFALDRRAALALGAFDTALGVGTRTGGGEDLDMFTRVILSGRSLVVQPSAVVWHRHRADLEELIVQARGYGNGLGAWLAKIFMNPRTARMALARAPRGAAYFLRNIRSHRSGAGVPGSREPRNPVEAKALRTELVYVALGPLNYLLQRRLGRRRRAG; from the coding sequence ATGGCGGGAAGCCACGTGATCGACGTCGAAAATGAGGTGATGCCGGATCCCGCCGGCCGGATCCTGGAACTGCTTCCGGCGATGCCGTCGGAAGCCGTTCCGGACTGGGCCGGAGCCCGATGGGTCGGAGCCGTGGATCTGGAGTCCCTCAACGGTTACAGCCAGCTGCGGCTCCAGGAATCGCTGGGTTACAGCCGGGCACGCCTGCTGGTCCGCAACGGAGCAGCCGTGCGGGGCTTCATTGAGCTCGACGCAACGGACGGGTCCCTCGCGCGGAGCCAGGTGGAGGCTGCGGCCGCGGAACTTCCCGCGGCCGCAGCGCCCCGGGCCGCCTCAGCCACGCCGTCCATCACCGTCATAGTGTGCACCCGCGACCGTGCCGAGTGCCTGCGGAAAGCCCTCGAAGCGATCCTCCGGCTGGACTACCCAAACTTCGATGTGATCGTGGTGGACAACGCAGCCCGCAGCAGTGACACCCGCGACATGGTCCGGAAGGAGTTTCCGGACCCGCGGTTGACGCTTATTTCCGAGCGCCGCCCGGGGTTGTCCCACGCCCGCAACGCCGGGCTGCGCCACGCACAGGGCGACATCGTCGCCTACACCGACGACGACGTGGTAGTGGACGAGGGATGGCTGCACGCGATTGCGGCCGGCTTTGAACAGGCCCCGGACGTGGCCTGCGTGACCGGCCTGGTGCCGGCCGGGGAACTGCGCTCGCAGGCCCAGGGATACTTCGACTCCAGGGTGGGTTGGTCAAAGACGGTGGCGCCGAAGGTCTACTCCCTGGCCGACCCACCGGCAGACCTCCCGGTCTTCCCTTTCTGCGTGGGAGCTTTCGGCACTGGAGCGAACTTCGCCCTGGACCGCCGGGCCGCGCTTGCCCTGGGCGCCTTCGATACGGCCCTGGGTGTGGGAACACGGACGGGCGGCGGTGAAGATCTGGACATGTTCACCCGCGTGATCCTGTCCGGGCGTTCGCTGGTGGTGCAGCCTTCGGCTGTCGTCTGGCACCGGCACCGGGCTGACCTTGAGGAACTCATCGTCCAGGCGCGCGGGTACGGCAACGGACTGGGAGCCTGGCTGGCAAAAATCTTCATGAATCCGCGCACGGCACGGATGGCCCTGGCACGCGCGCCGCGGGGCGCCGCGTACTTCCTGCGGAACATCCGCAGCCACCGCAGCGGTGCAGGGGTGCCCGGCTCCAGGGAACCTCGAAACCCGGTCGAGGCGAAAGCCCTGCGGACCGAGCTCGTCTATGTGGCGCTCGGCCCGCTCAACTATCTTCTACAGCGCCGGTTGGGTCGGCGCCGGCGGGCCGGCTAG
- a CDS encoding glycoside hydrolase family 16 protein: MGRKGVLLARVLSVLLATALMIAVAILITPDVPAGRMPVGDIQGWKQTGAQDFKEPAERGSVGDVYGPDMRGYHDLRDTSGQGVYTPDSVLSVKNGKLDFFLHSKGGKPRVASVVPFGYAGQTYGRYSIRFRADSMPGYKIAFLLWPTSDDWLDGEIDWPEGELNGPFYGVSAIKDSPLKGRDRFDPVTRNTSPTDAADWHVATTEWTPGKVKWFWDGGLVGETTMPEGVPDKAMRWTLQSETKDGADATTPAPGTSGHIEVDWVVQYAYAP, translated from the coding sequence GTGGGGAGGAAAGGCGTGCTGCTGGCCCGGGTTCTTTCCGTCCTGCTTGCGACAGCCTTAATGATCGCGGTGGCCATCCTCATCACGCCTGACGTCCCGGCCGGCCGAATGCCGGTCGGGGATATTCAGGGCTGGAAGCAGACCGGGGCGCAGGACTTCAAGGAGCCGGCGGAACGGGGGAGCGTGGGAGACGTTTACGGTCCCGACATGCGGGGCTACCACGATCTCCGGGACACCTCGGGCCAGGGGGTGTACACACCGGACTCCGTGCTCTCCGTCAAGAACGGGAAGCTCGACTTCTTCCTGCACTCGAAAGGGGGGAAACCCCGGGTGGCGAGCGTTGTGCCGTTCGGGTACGCGGGTCAAACCTATGGCCGGTATTCCATCCGGTTCCGAGCGGACAGCATGCCTGGCTACAAGATCGCTTTCCTGCTCTGGCCAACGAGCGACGACTGGCTGGACGGCGAGATCGACTGGCCGGAAGGTGAGCTCAATGGCCCCTTTTACGGGGTGTCCGCCATCAAGGACTCCCCGTTGAAAGGCCGGGACCGCTTCGACCCGGTGACGCGCAACACTTCGCCCACGGACGCTGCCGACTGGCATGTGGCGACGACGGAGTGGACGCCCGGCAAGGTCAAATGGTTCTGGGATGGGGGACTGGTGGGGGAGACGACAATGCCCGAGGGAGTACCGGATAAGGCGATGCGCTGGACGCTTCAATCCGAGACAAAGGACGGGGCCGACGCAACGACGCCGGCGCCCGGCACGTCGGGCCACATCGAGGTTGATTGGGTGGTGCAGTATGCGTATGCCCCGTAG